The following is a genomic window from Neodiprion pinetum isolate iyNeoPine1 chromosome 3, iyNeoPine1.2, whole genome shotgun sequence.
GAGcggctgaagaaaaaaaaaaaaatatcgaagaaaCCAATGTTTGAACAGCCAACGTTTCATATTTAACACATGAAAAATCTATGAATCTTCGATCGTTGAACGGTGATTATTTAACTATAATATGCAGTAAACGCGGACACTGCGAAATTCCTCGTATTTTTACACTCTTTGCGCGGGGATTCTTAACGGTATGCTGTACAATGTACAACAACGATAATAGcaacgatttaaaaataataaaaatgcatCCACGCACGTTACACATATTCTGTAAATTCTCGCGATTGCGCGAAGAGAAAGGAAATGAAAGGAATGGATGCATAGAAGTTTCGGAGTAGAGTGTGTGAAAGGGGTGAGGAgagggggggcgggggggaggaggggaggggggttGAAAGATATACGGATAGatagcgagagagagaggggggggggggggggggggggggggggggtgaggaaaaataatagcgTGCACGGGAGTAAAATGATGATGACGGCAGGATGTGTGACGAAGGGGGAGAAACTCAAAGGAACAAAGTACGCGTGCATGCGAGTGTGTGGCGCAAGGATATGGGGGGAGAACACAGCGACGCCGTGCAATGAGTCAGGATTATACGTACGCGGTGAAAAAGgggatggaaataaaaaagagagagagagagaaagagagagaggggaagGATGGGGGAGGGAGGGACGTGATCGGCACACGACGGAAACTTCCACTAACGTGTAAAACGCGTCCATGTGATACCGTTCGATcatgacgtaaaaaaaaaaaaaacgagcgCGCgcataaagtaaaaaataaaaataaaataaaaaaaaagcaatccTGCTCCCCTTTTTCTCGCCCCGCCCTTCCAAGCTACAATAAAAACTTTTGATGCTCGCggcaaataaaaagaaaggaagaaagaaagaacgggaagaagagagagagagagagagagagagagagagaggggagagagagagagagagagagagagagaggagagagagagagaggagagagagagagagaggagagagagaggagagaggagagaataaaaaatagacatttataatagaaatttttcggtGCGTTTAGTATTTGTTTTTCTAGGCATTTGATCATCGTTAATTCATTTCGTAATTTTACTACGTTTTTGTCGGAAAGGGTTAAGATTCGTAATTTCCAAAGTTACGAAAGCGCCaagttacgaattttttttttgcggcgAAACTTTGGGTACAGAGATCAAACTTTGaggaaacatcgaaatttttaacgatGAAAGATTTTTAGTTACGTGAATTTccggcttggtgaaatttcacgacTTTGATCcttctttgtttttgattttccatGTTTTTCCGTACGGAATCCTGGTCGTTCGGATTGTcgggttttttttcattttttccacccactcgttgagtaaactatgCTCTGCgagtatatttgaattttcggaatttcactccgtcgaaactttatttgtcggaactttgctctgtcgtaacttgaattttccgAATCTAGCATTTCGAAACATCGATGTGTAAAGGTTTCCggccattcgaaactttgttgttttttcaaagtttgatttctttacttcaagtgtttcgccaccaaataattcggattTGGGCACTTTCGggacttttcaaattcgaaacttcaacccccccccccccccccttattttatgacatttataaatatgtataataaaagatATTACGTTATATTCGACTTTGGTGTTTTttcgcactttttttttaaataaaactttctTCGATTCATAATCTCATCTCGTCGATTTTCGTCTTTGCTCTATTTACAAGTTGTACTTATTCATACGTACATTGATATCAACTATTAGATATTCAAACGATAAGAAACAGAAACACGAAACTAGCAGATTTTCGTCTGATTTCAagatcgttaatttttcgactACTGGCAAAGAAAAGTttcgtgtttaaaaaaatgctaaTAATTACGGCTGTTGCAGAGCCTGCATCGAGATGAGCTTATATTACAGACGGTATAATATAAGAAAGAGGAacgcgaagaagaaaaagaagaagtggGAAAAAATGGGTAgggtggagggggggggggggggggaattaTAACGCGGGTGGATAAGAAGAGAAGAACAGCATAAAAGAGATCCTGCGCTTCAAACCGTGAatttcctccttctcctcctcctcctcctcctcttcctcctcctcctcctcctcttcctcctcctcctccttctcctccgcCCCTTCATCATCCTACTTTTTTATCTCTTTGTCAGTATTTCCTTGCTacgagaagaggaaaaaaaaagtccgcGCGCAGCTCGCGCAGTTgctgaaaaggaaaaaggaggAGGACTGAAGAAAAAGCGGAAGAGCCGAGGAGCGGAGAGAaggaaggggggggggagtgagAGAGGATAGGATCCAGTCCTGCCACCCTTTCCTACGATACCTACCCGCATATGGAAATACACGTACATGGTATTATGGCacgtatgtatacgtgtgtaaTACATCATAATAGATAAGAGCGAACGCGAGGAGAAGAAACGCGAAAAGGGAGGACAAAGAATGGAAGAGAGAGACACGCGAAGGAGTGcagatttttttgattctacTTATAATCTATATATGAAATGCAGAATTTAACATACGACGATTGGGAAAGgcgtgtaaatattttcattcgttaaaTTACCCTCGCCTGTATAATCTGTACGTATATTATCTTGATTTCGATGGAATCTTTCATTCGAATTTTCCGCGTCTTTGAAACGTTATAACACCAATTCGCGTCTTCAATTCTTGTAAGTTCAGTTTCCATATTGTagaattcttattttcaatattgatCGACAATTGACTCGTTagaaacattttatttaatttatatatttctcTTCAAATTATCTTCTactttacatatgtatatatatatatatatatacacacagtGTAGGTATCTCTATAATATTaccatgtatacatatatctatatcttGATCCTTTCTTTCTGTAAATACGAACATGATAAATGAGTGTAAACCAGATATGGTATATGTAAAACACATGGACGTGGTAGATATTCCATACAAAGAGACacagagagaagagagagagagagagagagagagagaagaggtAAAATTCTGTAGAATGTGTACGTTTGTAGGGTGATGGCCTAGATTCGGTCAAGACCTGCTTTctagcaacagcaacagcagcagcagcagcagcagaagcagcaaGCAGGAACAGCAGAAACAGACTGCGGCATTTCTCTTTATTacattgtgtgtgtgtgtgtgagaaGAGAGTTATACGGCAGAAGGAGTATGAAACTTCTTCCGCGAGCGAAGTAAATGGAAAAGAAGAGGCAAACTAAGAAAAAGTAAGACGTGGAGGGGCGAAAAAGCGAGGCGAGAGGCCGATGGAAATCGGCCACTGTCGAagtctttttcttcttctctttcttttttttttcatcttatcCTTCTTTTTTGTTTACGGCAAAATTATCGCCAAATCGAAGAATTATACTTTTCTCCCGCGCGATTATCATCGGCGCTTCGCGCCGTTGTCGAAATGTGGCGggagaattcaaattttcaccgccAGAACGAACACGATTCGACTTTCAttattcgaattgaatttgaaacacgatcaTTGGGCACGAAAGTATTTTCCAgtgataatataaaattattagaaaaacgaaaaacaattccgtgATGTTATAAGTAtatggtatatgtatatatatatatatatatatatatatatccctGTGAACGAAATTCAAAGGGATAAGATTTATCGTAGAAGGCGGAAAATATAAGGGGGGAAACATTCGGACGTAAGAAATACACTTTATTTACCACGGGCACGTGTATgctgtatttatatatacattataggTATAGGAGAAAATTCTGAGAACGGAAGAAACGAGGAAGCGAAAAAGGAGGGGAAAAAAGGGAACCGGAAAAATTTGTGCAAGATGACGGTTGATTCGCAGGTCACTAGCTGTGTACCGTTTCTAGTGGCGTGGAGTGTTTTGCTCGTACGTTACGAGCAACTGACAAGCTAACccagaaatgaatgaaatacgCGGAGCGCGTATTATCGTCTCATTGTCAGCGAGTACGATATAcgggggggagggagagagaggaagaggatAAATAGCGCGTACGTggtgaggaaaaagaaaacgatcaAATGACACGTCGACGACGAAGATGACGATGATTTTTGTTACATAAGCCtgggataaaaattccattatTTCTAGGTAGATGGGAAAAGATGTATATTAACTTGACCGAGAAGTAGAAGGAAGAAACATTTCTTCTTCACGTGTAATATGATAACGTTTACAGCGAGAAAAGCGATAATCATTGTCATCATCATCCTTGTAGATATTGTTACACCATTGCAATGTAAACATTGACGACGAGTAAAACGGATAATTCGATCGATCGCAGTTAAAAACGCGAGATCGTCAagagcgtaaaaaaaaaaaaaaaatcgtacgaaATAAATATCGTAACGAGTAAAAAACATCATCGGCTGTACAATTTAAATCCTACCACGTTGTGATTGTGTACTGTCAAAGTAAAGGGCAAACGGTGTGTGGATATTGACAGAATAAACTGATACAGACGTTGTGTTAACGTAACAAATAAATCGCACGTTCTCAGATGCATACGTACACGCATACATGCACAGAGTATAAATCAGCTGTCACTCACCGTTTGATAGTCAGAACGTCGCAGGAACGTATTCGAGATgtgtgtaaaagaaaaatgatgaaaacagagaagtaaaaaaaaaaaaaaaaacaaataaaaaaaaatgtaaataaaaaaaaacccaacaacaacaacaatagcagcagcagcagcaacgacGACGAATAAATAATACGGAGAGTACGAAAGCAGgtaaaaacaaacgaaaacaaaacaaacaaacaaacgaataaacaaacaaacaaacaaactggCGACACgcactgactgactgactgactgactgactgaccgACCGACTGTCTCGTCGATAtacgaaaattattcgtcAGCGCGTTATTATTTCGAACTTTGTTTTACACACGGTGCCCGACACAACGGACACGAAGCGTTGCGGACGACGGCGCAAAACGATTAAGCGATTTTGTTGTGGACCCCAATTCTTCACTCCGGCTCTCTCTTGCCCCGGCTTTCCACTTCTCCTACTCTCCTTTCGCCGCTCCTCTGGACCGCGGGAAGCGGTGATGCGGCATGAGGACGGAACCTCGGCGTCAGTTTTGTGGCTGCGGAAGGGCGGTGAGGGGGGGAGCAAGGTAttgggcgggagggcgggcgggcggaGAGACGAACGCGATTCACGGACGTACGAAttaccgccgccgccgccgtcTAGCAGCCTGCGCTGCGGACCGATTTTCGTCATCTGCGCCGCGTCTCCCTAAGACTTCGCCACCGTTTCCGTGCTACCCGGCGGCCCGGCTTCATACTTCGCCGTTCGATCGTTACCACGTAGAGTTCCTACCGCCACGGCcattgtgtaaaaagtaaGCGCGGCGGGTAGTGCAAGCCGAGGACGGAGGACGGACGCTGTTTGGTTTTCATTTCCCCAAAAATacggaatatatatatatatagatatatatatatatatatacgcatacacacattacatacagatatatatatatatgtatatatttaaaaaataataatacaacgGGTATATATTAAAGTATAGAGACGTATATGCaacagttttcatttttcaatgagaggaaacaatatttttgattggTCTTTCTAACCCCTCTTTGATATCGCCTCGACACATTCGCCGCTCAGCCTCctcgtcatcatcgtcatcatcatcatcccctCATGTTGTGATATTAGATTGTGCCAAGCCGACGTGAGTactcgataattttttttttttatctacgtattatgtataggtattattttataattctcGATGTTTGAACGCGCGCGCGTGTTTCtatgtgcgtgcgtgcgtgcgtgcgtgtgtgtgtgcgtgcgagTGCATCGGTACAGATTCTTGTAGTACATAGTTTTCTTTGTTATCATATTATTACTCTCTCGATGTTATCTTCGACGCGTTTCCGATCGTTTTCTCCCGTTTCATGGCCTGCCGGTTAGGGATAAACCAATATTGCGAACCCGCCGTAAAAGGCGGTGGTCCTCCCTAGCGTTCCGAATTTTCGGGGAAATTTGTGAGATTTTCCGGAAAAACTTGAATCTCTTGTGCCGACCTGAGTCGTTCAATCGATGATACCCTCGAGCTCGATCGATTTCAACCGGTTTGTCATACGTCCTTCGCATTTAGTAGCAATGTCCGACAATTTTCCTCacgattttcaaacacttttcgcCATTTTGTCCTTACCCAGTCCGCGAAGTCGGCCATTGCGCGTTCACCGGCcccatcctcctcctcctcttcctccgcTTCTATATACGCGGAGTGAAGAACAGGGGGGGAAAACTGAAACCGTGGCCCCTTTTATTCCTTGCCCGGGGCTCgactttttcttctcttttcttttctcgccatcattttttttcttttcccttctcATCTTTTTCTCACGTTTCACGTTGACGTGTGAAcgcgacgacgaggacgatCGCTAGCCTAGCATATGGCCGGATCGATGTTGCTAGATCGGAAAATTGGGCATGGGCGAGGTATTTTCTCCGGTCGATTTAGTCGCGACAATTTCACTCCGATTCGTGCAGTTCGTAAGAAAGCTTTGAACGCTCCGGCGCACTAAACGCCGTTGCAATGTTCCGTCGATAGGTTATGTATGTATTCATATTTTCCCAGATATTGGTAATCAGTACTGCCAACGGTATCGATCCGTTTTCTCGCGCTACTTTCTACCCGCGCATTAACTCGAAATCgttaaagagagagagagagacggccTGTTGACATacagaaagagaagaaagataATAAGCGGCGCGTGCGGCGTACataaatttttcgttacgCGACGAGACGAAGAGCGGAGAAGCTGAAAACCCGtggaatcgaatcggagagagagatagagtgAGCGATAGAAGTTTATCTGTCAATTGTcaataatatttgtttatagTTGCTCGCACATTGCCGGACGAGGTACGTTAACGATGATTCGCGCAGATTACGTCACAGTGTGATAATAATACGAGCGATTGCGTAATTGAACACGAGTGCATCACTCCAATAACGTGACAACAAGACATCCGCGCGACCCGGCTGATTAACCGCGATATCGTAACGAGTTATTTTCACGGTAATTGCTATAGTCGATAGTTCCACCCAATCGTCAGCTGTGTCTCGCTATTTTACCATATACCTacagagagtgagaaagagtATATCTATAGTTTTTAACGCCGTGCATTTGTAAACGAAGTATATCATCGAACCGTGGCTACACGTTTGTCGTCAAACTACACGATTATCGTACGTGTCAAGATTTTCTCAAACACGCTTGACCTTTAGCTGCGATCGTTCCTCCCCCCTCCCGCGAAACGCCGCGTAGTATGTCAAAACCGCCGCCTACGAAGATTAACAGCCACTGCTAGCTGCGGCTCAATTCAGATCGTGCAACGCACACTTTGCCTCGCCTACAGCGACGCGCAACTGTCGGAATATACTTTCTAAATTCTAAACCGTAACGTTGCCGCTCCGTGTATCAAACGGCGGTGATATCGTGTACCCACGTTTATTAGTCACCTCGGTGCAAATAAGGACATTTTACGCCGCTACCCGAAGGTTATCGTCGTATTCGTCCGTCGAAGGGAGCCACCGGTGTTGGGAAATGTACGTTGGGAATAAGATTTTCACTAAACACGTACCGGATTTCGGGAAACGTATTGCCGCTGTGtctacatacacacacacacacacatcgtACCTGGGTAGGCTCGACCCTCACCGCGCCTGCGCGTTCGGCGATTCATTTGCGCTTGCGCAGCTCGACTAGACCCGATCCCCATTTCCGTCTGACACAGAGAGGTCCGAACGCCCGCTGCACCAAACCCCACCAGTGAGAGTTACCGTTAGTTAGAAGCATACGCACAAAGGAAAAGACCAGGCGAGAGAGGAGACGACGACGCGCTTGCATCACCAGTAGCCATTTTGGAAGCTTTGCACGACATAATTTTCCGCCGCTCCTCGCTCTCTTTACTCGGTATTCAACCACCGTTGCCCGGTAGTATCGCGCGTCCCTGGCTCCCTGGTGGATAGATaatggaaaagaaataatatatttaataattaattcaacgTGTCGTGACTTGAGGCTTTCAATAACGGTTAAATCGAAGATGGATCGAACGCGAGGAAGATAACGCACTATCGGGGCAAAGTTTTTCCtaattaaatatcatttcTCCCGTTTCTTGTTacgaacagaaaggaggaAAAGAGAGATATAAACGACGGATCGGAATACACAAAATTCATTCAACGCCATGGAAGACGACCAACAGTTCTGCCTTAGATGGAACAACCACCAAAGCACATTAATACAGAACTTCGATACGCTTTTGGAAAGCGGCACATTAGTCGACTGCACTTTGGCGGCGGAGGGGAAATATTTAAAGGCCCACAAAGTAGTCCTCTCCGCGTGCAGTCCGTACTTTGAGGTGAGTTCTCTTTTTATCATTCACCTATATTTGTTCTCATCAGTGCATCTTTCCGTatcctcccctcccctcctcctCAAGTTCTTGTCATTCCGCGTATTGATTAATCTTTTATCGCGCGCACGTGTGTCGCGAACAGTGACCTCCCCGATCttcgtaattattttctacGCGTTGAGAACGGatcgttcgatttttcaacttcccaACAGTTCTCGTTCCTCCCTCCTTCTCATCCTCCCCACATTCCTGGCTCGTCATATCTCTATAAGCTCGAGATGGGCGCCACAGAGTTTAATCAATACCAAATAGAGGTTGATGTCGAAACAAAATGGCCGCTCGCCTGATACAGTTGGCCACTGTGTACCGTAGCAAGGGGTTTGGCAGCGTCAGGGGgggagtgagtgagtgagttaGTTTGTTTGATCCCCTCTTGCCTCCTGATCAATACGGGGAAAGCAAAATGGCGGATTTCCAGGGTTCTTACCGGGAGAGTGGGAGGGGGGGTCCCGGGAATATGccgaaatgaattttccatttttcccaCATCTTGGGCGAATCGAACTTTTACCCAATTAAGTTCTGTGCGTAGggtttaagtaaaaaaaaaaaaaaaaaaaaaaaaaagaaaactgcgGAGAGGGGTGCAACATTGAGAACGTTGAACTCTTTAATAATTtggtacttttttttctcgtcatcTTTTAGGGCCTCCTCAGCGAACACTATGACAAACATCCAGTTTTCATACTCAAAGATGTCAAATTTAAAGAGCTCAAAGCCATGATGGACTACATGTACAGGGGGGAAGTGAACATCTCCCAAGACCAATTGGCGGCGCTTTTAAAAGCTGCGGAGTCTCTTCAAATAAAAGGACTTTCGGAAAGTAAAGGCGGCGGAGGGGGGGGTGGTGGTGGAGGCAGCTGTAACAGTAAAACAGAACAGAGGCAACAGAAAATAGTATCGTCACAATCCACAGCACAGTCGTTAGACATTCCACATACGTCTTCCGGTCTCACTATTGAAAAGAACAGTAAAGTTCCTAGGCAGAGTCTTTCGCAGACGTCCGTCGATATACCAGAAGATTCTGCCAGCCCACAAATCTCTAGAGGGCTGTCCTCcaggtaaataaaattattttcatgcaCATATACTTTGTGTTTGAATGTAAaagtctgaaaatatttaaatagttTCGATTGTTActaaacttgaaaatatgCTTCCTCTGATTTCAGGGAAGGCTCCCTTAGCCCGACGTCattaagaaaaagaaaaaagcttaGAAGAAGAAGTATCGGCGACGATAACTCAGTTGAAAATCATGAGGCATCTAATTCCAGTGACGTCTCTCATTCTATGGGTGTTCCAGCGCTCGGTATAGCGCCGGTTGCAGATGAGAAAGTTC
Proteins encoded in this region:
- the LOC124214177 gene encoding protein tramtrack, beta isoform isoform X35, which codes for MEDDQQFCLRWNNHQSTLIQNFDTLLESGTLVDCTLAAEGKYLKAHKVVLSACSPYFEGLLSEHYDKHPVFILKDVKFKELKAMMDYMYRGEVNISQDQLAALLKAAESLQIKGLSESKGGGGGGGGGGSCNSKTEQRQQKIVSSQSTAQSLDIPHTSSGLTIEKNSKVPRQSLSQTSVDIPEDSASPQISRGLSSREGSLSPTSLRKRKKLRRRSIGDDNSVENHEASNSSDVSHSMGVPALGIAPVADEKVHADPTDSLGRSALMQQLTKPADEMLQMPIEKPEPNDNLIEPKSEYLEDPEESVEDLTLDDDMNDLNEMEQDNPRAGPSHDPSQHPGLASWHVTGDRSNAGGVVGAVGGTPGTTDEVFLAAQEAAQAHRDSQGLGVLYKKRKFKMTFCNRTYFCKYCNKKYHNRGSRNAHTRRYCLKNPEALRYTRMFQCSQCVYTSAFPANIQTHCRTKHLN
- the LOC124214177 gene encoding protein tramtrack, beta isoform isoform X13; this translates as MEDDQQFCLRWNNHQSTLIQNFDTLLESGTLVDCTLAAEGKYLKAHKVVLSACSPYFEGLLSEHYDKHPVFILKDVKFKELKAMMDYMYRGEVNISQDQLAALLKAAESLQIKGLSESKGGGGGGGGGGSCNSKTEQRQQKIVSSQSTAQSLDIPHTSSGLTIEKNSKVPRQSLSQTSVDIPEDSASPQISRGLSSREGSLSPTSLRKRKKLRRRSIGDDNSVENHEASNSSDVSHSMGVPALGIAPVADEKVHADPTDSLGRSALMQQLTKPADEMLQMPIEKPEPNDNLIEPKSEYLEDPEESVEDLTLDDDMNDLNEMEQDNPRAGPSHDPSQHPGLASWHVTGDRSNAGGVVGAVGGTPGTTDEVFLAAQEAAQAHRDSQGRRLQVIQRKLGGKPIQLSWFRDLESAKERCPHCDRLYTAGNLTMHCRKYCPNNPNSVRKIYKCPLCNLVSPYSFNVNKHIRVQHGDQNSKYVVINDPQCSQVSNE
- the LOC124214177 gene encoding protein tramtrack, beta isoform isoform X20, with protein sequence MEDDQQFCLRWNNHQSTLIQNFDTLLESGTLVDCTLAAEGKYLKAHKVVLSACSPYFEGLLSEHYDKHPVFILKDVKFKELKAMMDYMYRGEVNISQDQLAALLKAAESLQIKGLSESKGGGGGGGGGGSCNSKTEQRQQKIVSSQSTAQSLDIPHTSSGLTIEKNSKVPRQSLSQTSVDIPEDSASPQISRGLSSREGSLSPTSLRKRKKLRRRSIGDDNSVENHEASNSSDVSHSMGVPALGIAPVADEKVHADPTDSLGRSALMQQLTKPADEMLQMPIEKPEPNDNLIEPKSEYLEDPEESVEDLTLDDDMNDLNEMEQDNPRAGPSHDPSQHPGLASWHVTGDRSNAGGVVGAVGGTPGTTDEVFLAAQEAAQAHRDSQGRRSRSAAQPKQSGKSVPQRTRVRLDGKIRCFFCSKFYSPCNLTRHYRQYCPNNPNFNRKTYKCSLCDYISAYSFNVNTHIRRKHRGQSATWIRLG
- the LOC124214177 gene encoding protein tramtrack, beta isoform isoform X11, encoding MEDDQQFCLRWNNHQSTLIQNFDTLLESGTLVDCTLAAEGKYLKAHKVVLSACSPYFEGLLSEHYDKHPVFILKDVKFKELKAMMDYMYRGEVNISQDQLAALLKAAESLQIKGLSESKGGGGGGGGGGSCNSKTEQRQQKIVSSQSTAQSLDIPHTSSGLTIEKNSKVPRQSLSQTSVDIPEDSASPQISRGLSSREGSLSPTSLRKRKKLRRRSIGDDNSVENHEASNSSDVSHSMGVPALGIAPVADEKVHADPTDSLGRSALMQQLTKPADEMLQMPIEKPEPNDNLIEPKSEYLEDPEESVEDLTLDDDMNDLNEMEQDNPRAGPSHDPSQHPGLASWHVTGDRSNAGGVVGAVGGTPGTTDEVFLAAQEAAQAHRDSQVPWSVFLPEPEYETVRHNVAQEYVTGSFSKRQFPCSFCGKRYTEKRYLLMHQGRHCYKNPSSSRNRSVNMKPFQCETCGAAFSRQPDLGQHSKRDCGRTTECPICGRTFSQRSSSNVQ
- the LOC124214177 gene encoding protein tramtrack, beta isoform isoform X16; amino-acid sequence: MEDDQQFCLRWNNHQSTLIQNFDTLLESGTLVDCTLAAEGKYLKAHKVVLSACSPYFEGLLSEHYDKHPVFILKDVKFKELKAMMDYMYRGEVNISQDQLAALLKAAESLQIKGLSESKGGGGGGGGGGSCNSKTEQRQQKIVSSQSTAQSLDIPHTSSGLTIEKNSKVPRQSLSQTSVDIPEDSASPQISRGLSSREGSLSPTSLRKRKKLRRRSIGDDNSVENHEASNSSDVSHSMGVPALGIAPVADEKVHADPTDSLGRSALMQQLTKPADEMLQMPIEKPEPNDNLIEPKSEYLEDPEESVEDLTLDDDMNDLNEMEQDNPRAGPSHDPSQHPGLASWHVTGDRSNAGGVVGAVGGTPGTTDEVFLAAQEAAQAHRDSQDFKRTVDHNWPRLYRQRFGQRKSSISAPRNSGQFPCHNCSSVFNRKCNLTTHIRLECGQLPRFNCPYCIYRARHPSNARAHVRRKHPGHAVYVIDIYKS
- the LOC124214177 gene encoding protein tramtrack, beta isoform isoform X15, giving the protein MEDDQQFCLRWNNHQSTLIQNFDTLLESGTLVDCTLAAEGKYLKAHKVVLSACSPYFEGLLSEHYDKHPVFILKDVKFKELKAMMDYMYRGEVNISQDQLAALLKAAESLQIKGLSESKGGGGGGGGGGSCNSKTEQRQQKIVSSQSTAQSLDIPHTSSGLTIEKNSKVPRQSLSQTSVDIPEDSASPQISRGLSSREGSLSPTSLRKRKKLRRRSIGDDNSVENHEASNSSDVSHSMGVPALGIAPVADEKVHADPTDSLGRSALMQQLTKPADEMLQMPIEKPEPNDNLIEPKSEYLEDPEESVEDLTLDDDMNDLNEMEQDNPRAGPSHDPSQHPGLASWHVTGDRSNAGGVVGAVGGTPGTTDEVFLAAQEAAQAHRDSQDILGPTFPLETPCHLMRDKNVSAAVALRHNILFPCPKCTSIFNRKNNLQKHLKFECGQSPRFSCPYCNYLSKKSSNIQAHIRRSHSGCTVYVVDIYRPCV
- the LOC124214177 gene encoding protein tramtrack, beta isoform isoform X21, giving the protein MEDDQQFCLRWNNHQSTLIQNFDTLLESGTLVDCTLAAEGKYLKAHKVVLSACSPYFEGLLSEHYDKHPVFILKDVKFKELKAMMDYMYRGEVNISQDQLAALLKAAESLQIKGLSESKGGGGGGGGGGSCNSKTEQRQQKIVSSQSTAQSLDIPHTSSGLTIEKNSKVPRQSLSQTSVDIPEDSASPQISRGLSSREGSLSPTSLRKRKKLRRRSIGDDNSVENHEASNSSDVSHSMGVPALGIAPVADEKVHADPTDSLGRSALMQQLTKPADEMLQMPIEKPEPNDNLIEPKSEYLEDPEESVEDLTLDDDMNDLNEMEQDNPRAGPSHDPSQHPGLASWHVTGDRSNAGGVVGAVGGTPGTTDEVFLAAQEAAQAHRDSQESLTFNILWVTSSQPNKNLEQVLKDAEETNVRFQCPKCEKTYNRVSNMKYHFKNECGRGPRFECPYCGSQAIRSSTIYRHVRLKHPNHAIVISKLY
- the LOC124214177 gene encoding protein tramtrack, beta isoform isoform X24 yields the protein MEDDQQFCLRWNNHQSTLIQNFDTLLESGTLVDCTLAAEGKYLKAHKVVLSACSPYFEGLLSEHYDKHPVFILKDVKFKELKAMMDYMYRGEVNISQDQLAALLKAAESLQIKGLSESKGGGGGGGGGGSCNSKTEQRQQKIVSSQSTAQSLDIPHTSSGLTIEKNSKVPRQSLSQTSVDIPEDSASPQISRGLSSREGSLSPTSLRKRKKLRRRSIGDDNSVENHEASNSSDVSHSMGVPALGIAPVADEKVHADPTDSLGRSALMQQLTKPADEMLQMPIEKPEPNDNLIEPKSEYLEDPEESVEDLTLDDDMNDLNEMEQDNPRAGPSHDPSQHPGLASWHVTGDRSNAGGVVGAVGGTPGTTDEVFLAAQEAAQAHRDSQDFPPAFDSGRLMFKNERGHRNLYRTRHYCPKCGRSYSRKDHMNQHYKYECGRPPRYQCPYCPSLSKQPGNMYKHVRTKHPKSEVKLVRLY
- the LOC124214177 gene encoding protein tramtrack, beta isoform isoform X45; amino-acid sequence: MEDDQQFCLRWNNHQSTLIQNFDTLLESGTLVDCTLAAEGKYLKAHKVVLSACSPYFEGLLSEHYDKHPVFILKDVKFKELKAMMDYMYRGEVNISQDQLAALLKAAESLQIKGLSESKGGGGGGGGGGSCNSKTEQRQQKIVSSQSTAQSLDIPHTSSGLTIEKNSKVPRQSLSQTSVDIPEDSASPQISRGLSSREGSLSPTSLRKRKKLRRRSIGDDNSVENHEASNSSDVSHSMGVPALGIAPVADEKVHADPTDSLGRSALMQQLTKPADEMLQMPIEKPEPNDNLIEPKSEYLEDPEESVEDLTLDDDMNDLNEMEQDNPRAGPSHDPSQHPGLASWHVTGDRSNAGGVVGAVGGTPGTTDEVFLAAQEAAQAHRDSQDLQAMFNERKYKIVKWCGINGGTRSHLRHTIVNIAIESIRSVVVETGIVLCIVRKIH
- the LOC124214177 gene encoding protein tramtrack, beta isoform isoform X27 gives rise to the protein MEDDQQFCLRWNNHQSTLIQNFDTLLESGTLVDCTLAAEGKYLKAHKVVLSACSPYFEGLLSEHYDKHPVFILKDVKFKELKAMMDYMYRGEVNISQDQLAALLKAAESLQIKGLSESKGGGGGGGGGGSCNSKTEQRQQKIVSSQSTAQSLDIPHTSSGLTIEKNSKVPRQSLSQTSVDIPEDSASPQISRGLSSREGSLSPTSLRKRKKLRRRSIGDDNSVENHEASNSSDVSHSMGVPALGIAPVADEKVHADPTDSLGRSALMQQLTKPADEMLQMPIEKPEPNDNLIEPKSEYLEDPEESVEDLTLDDDMNDLNEMEQDNPRAGPSHDPSQHPGLASWHVTGDRSNAGGVVGAVGGTPGTTDEVFLAAQEAAQAHRDSQAFLPGYIGYKNIPIRKPERQRHPCPNCGKSYTTKSAMTAHYRYECNGTQPRFECAYCGKLSRRKFNVKAHIKQVHPTLAPIFKVLY